The Perognathus longimembris pacificus isolate PPM17 chromosome 3, ASM2315922v1, whole genome shotgun sequence nucleotide sequence ccccccaccaggacaGGGAGTAACCCAAAAGGTCTTCACAGCCCTGCCTGAGGGAGGCAttcatggggaaactgaggccttagCAAAGAATCTGTGTCCAGTGCTACCCAGCCTGTCTCAGTGCCATGCGTGGCAGCACCTCTGGGGCCAGGCAAGTGGGTGTGGAGGTAGACAGGAATGGGGGGCTGCTGTGGGGCTGAGCCCTGCCCCCTGCTGCTGCCCCTCGCCAGGAATGCTGACCTGTCCATCACCCTGGGGACCTCCCTGCAAATCCGGCCCAGTGGGAACCTGCCCCTGGCCACCAAGCGCCGTGGAGGCCGGCTGGTCATCGTGAACCTACAGCCCACCAAGCATGTAGGTGCCACCCGCCCCACATGACCCCACCCCCACGCGTCCCATCCCCtgtctgagcccccccccccccgcctcctagGACCGCCACGCCGACCTACGCATCCATGGCTATGTCGACGAGGTGATGACACAGCTCATGAAGCACCTGGGGCTCCAGATACCCCCCTGGGACGGACCCCGAGTTCTGGACAGGGCCCTGCCACCCCTGCCACGCCCCCCGAGCCCCAAGGAAGAGCCTCCCACCCCGCTCGACAGCCCCACGCCCACCGACCCCAAGCCAGAGCCCTGCGACTGGCACCACAAGAGGGAGAGGCCAAACAGCCCTGCCCCCCGCTGGCCCCCCAAAAGGGTGAAGGCAGAGACAGCTCCCAGCTGACCAGGGTGCCATGGGGGGGCTTTTGTAGAAACCATAGACTCGTTCTTTTCTACTCTtggttgcgtgtgtgtgtgggtgtgtgtctgtCCTCGGGCTGAGCGaggctccagccccagccccctccctggggTGCCAGGGCTCTGGGTGCACCCAGCCTCTGACTCAGGACACTCCAACACCCCCAGGCTTCCTCCAGGCCCCCCACAGCCGCTCCTCAGCTCAGGGGGACAGCCTGAGGAAGGGGTGGGCTGTGGAGACGGGAGGGGGTGCTGGGCTTCACGGAAAGTCTGCAATACAATAAATCAGGGTTCCTTTACTGCACCACAGTGGTTCATCTCCCGGCATGAGGGGGTCACCttgtctgcctcagtttcctcatctgtgtcaTATCTGCCCTGTCCCCCAGGAAGGCACAGGATGGAAATCCCTGTAACTCCAGGCCCAGCCTTGCTGCTGTCCACGGTGCTGAAACTGCCGGGGTgctgggagccccccccccacgcccccgccAAGACCCAGGCCCCGAACCCCACTCAGCCCCATGGCCATGTTCTGCAAAATACTTTATTTAGAGTTACAGAAGTCTTAGAAAAGAGGGTGACCATGCACTGCAGCCACCCTGAATCCACAAATTTCTGTGGTGTCTGGGAGCCCCAGGCTGGGGCTGTGGAgacgcctgtctgtctgtctagtggGGAGTCTGCATGGTTTTCTCAGCCCTTGTGGATCCTCCTCACTTGAAGATCAGTCCAGAGGGAGGGGCTGCTACCCACGGCTGAACCCCCACGAGGTGCCCCTGGGCAGAGGGGTCCAGAGGCATGATCCTGGGGTGTTCACAGCTCCCCCACCGCCTCCATCCCTGTGAGCCCCGAGCTGAGCACGGGGTCCGGGGCCGCCCAGTCCAGCAGGGCAGCCCGGCCCAGCCCATCAGTGGAGTTGCTCAGGACCAGGGGGGTGTCGTCTAGCTCCTCCACTGAGCTTCCCTGCCCCAGAATGTCCAGGAAGCGCCCCCAGTCCATCCCAAGGCTACCTGGGGATGCTTTTTGAGGTGTGCCAGtgtcaggcctggggcctgggaccccAGGGGCCACACGGGAGGCAGCATCATTGTGTAAGGTTCTGGAAAAGACTGCACAGAGGTGGAGGGtcaggcggggtggggtggggtcccgTCTTGTGTCCCCTGTGTGCAGGGCTGGGGCACAGGGCTTGGGCACCTACCACGCACGGGTGCGAAGTCCCCGGGGCTCTCGGCCTTGCCGGAGGCAAAGGGGCTGACGGAGGGCAGCACGATGAGGGCGAAGGACAGGAGGAGGACCTGTGGAGGCGGAGCGGGTCACCccatctccctcccatccccatccaggACCCTCTGCCTGAGATGCTCCTGGCGGCCCTCGCCTCCCAGGGCTGTGAAccccacttccccccacccctggggggccGGTGGCTCACCGCAATGCAGGTGCCGGTCTGTGCAGACTTGCTGGTAGACTGGACCACGAGGGCCTGAAGTTTCCTCAGCTGCTCCAAGAGAGATCTGGGAGCAAGTGGTGGCCCCGTGGAGCCCTCAGCATGGTGTCCTGTCTGTGTAGGGGTTCTCTGCTACCTCCTCCAAAGCCAAGTCCTCCCTGCAGCCCCCAGGGCCCGGCATGAcctgcctccttcctgccttcccttccctgtctCCCCTTCACCCACTCAGCGCATCCAAGCTCCCTCCTGCCGCAGGGCCTTTGCACAGGCTCagcccacacccacaccccatGTACTTTTCTAGCTGGCTCTTCAGGCCGCCAGCCCCTCACCATGACCCTCACCGCGCCATAATCTTGTAGACCAAAGTCTGTGCCCCTTCACTGCACCTGctgctgggccctgagttcaatggaaACTGTCCACTTCCTTCCCCATTCTGCCCCCAACAGCCCAGAGCAGATGCCAAGTTAACACAGATGATGTCTTTGGCTGTTGCCAGCCCCTGGCCATGACATCTGCCCTCTCCTCCATTGACTTTGCCTTCTTCTGACAGTCTCTTACGTATCCCTCCAAGCCCCAAACGCAAATTCCCCTTTCTATATGGCTTGCCTCCTTTGTAGGTGGAGCCCTTATTCCTTGCTCCTTTCAGCTCTCTGCCCTTCACCCAAAACACATAGGCGCTGCCCTTTACCCCTTCCTCCTGTAAAATGTATGGGGGCTACTCCctgttccccccccaaaaaaaactttcTCCCCTGTGCCCACTCCAGCTGAATGCCACTCACAGGTTTTGCTTCTCCAAGTGCAGGACTTTCCTCTGCAGCTCCTGGTTCTGTGCAGTGCAGGCTGACATCCTGCCGGATGAAGATGGGAACACTGAGGAGGGGTCTGAAGCCAGCTGCCCCTTGGGCgccaccctgggggcccccaaGACAAAGGGAAGAGATCACCCATCCCAGACCCAGACCCGCAGGGAAGTCTGTAATgagactatttatttattcattttttagctGAGGCCTTTGCTATGTTActggggctggccttaaactcctgGTCTCCTGCCTCCacgtcctgagcagctagaatgacaggcccgAGGCATGGGTGCTGGCTGCTTTTGAagtagagaggggctgggaacatagcctattggcaaagagtgcttgcttcatttacatgaagccctgggttcaattcctcagcaccacatatataggaaaggccagaagtggcgctgtggctcaagtggcagagtgctagcctttaacaaaaagaagccaggtacagtgctcaggccctgagtccaagccctgggactggcaaaaaaaaaaaaaaaaaaaaaaaagaatagagagtTGGCACAGGGCACCGGCCATTGGTGTGTGGGATCCTAGTTCatggggaggttgagatctggaggaccacgggtcaaagccggcccagggaggaaaagtctgtgagatgcttgtcTCCAGGACAACCAGCAGCAGAGCTGCAGCTCCAAGGGCAGGACTGCAGCCTAAGTGtggaaattcagggacagcacctgggacctgagttcgagtcccagcaTCAGAGATCCCTGGGTCACCCCCCACCGAGGGAATGCCATTCTGATTTTGCCACCTCTGGGCACATGGGGAgtgagcgctgtggctcagtttccTCTGTGAGTGTGACACCAGCCCTGGCCCCCAGCCGCACCGCGTCTCCAGGCCATCGATgtattccttcttctttctccggCTTTCTTGGGCCGACTGTTTGTTACGGATTTTCCGGCGGACCTTCTTCAACACCCTTTCCTCATACTGGCAGGAGGGGTACAAAGAGGGCTGGttgatttttcttcattcttgcaCTGTCTCTAGGAGACCACACTGGGGGGCCCCAAAATTTAGCAGCTGCCTCCCCCACCTCCATCTAGATGGTGAGGCCTCGGTGCTGCAGCGCCCTCTGGTGGCCATGCCGGGAACAGCACATTCCCTGCAGCAGGGCAGAATCGCAAGGTCTGAGGCCCAACACCCCACTGGTGTGGCTGGGAATCGGGGGCCACAGATGATGAAATACTAGGTGAGAACTCATGCTCAGAaagaggtgaggggctgggaatgcggcttagagatagaatgcttgcctagcatgcctgaagccctgggttcaattcttcagcaccacatacacagagaaagctggaattggtgctgttgctcaaatgttagagtgctagccttgagcaaagagaagtcagggacagtgcccaggccctgagtccaaggcccaggacaggcaaaaaaaataaagtaaggggactttctcaaaaataatataaaaagattaaaaagttctttaatgggctgggaatatggcctagtggtaaagagcttgcctcgcatgcatgaagccctgggttcaaatcctcagtaccacataaacagaaaaggctggacgtggtgatgtggctcaagaggtagagtgctagccttgagcaaaaagaagtcagggacagtgctcaggccctgagctcaagccctaggatacacacacacacacacacacatacacagtataGGTAGATTCCCATCACAATTTGTCTCAGCTAAGGtctggtggctcatcctgtaattccagttacccaggaggctgagatccagaggatcacagttcaagaccaagcATGGCCCTGTCTGAGTTGAACTTAAGGTTGTACTTCTggctgggtttgttttgttttgatttgattttttttcagcctgGACTAAGATTCTATGAGGGGAATTTAATGGAGAGACCTAGACAGGTATTggggagcaggagagagagagggaacccCACCTCCCTGGGACATACCTTGGTGAGGGGCAGCTGTGTGGGCAGGGTGATGCCTTCCTTGGCCAGCAGTTTCTTCTCGTCCTCAGTCAGCACCAGCTCCTGGCAGTGACCGGTCCCAGGCCGCAGCACATGGACAGCTGCTGGGTGATGCTGTTGCTATGGAAACCCAGAGCCACTGAGTTGGAGGCCCTGAGACCCCACAAGTGAAATCTCCACCTGTGGATGCCGCGAGGcctagggagttaccagtagcaCTCAGTCCTCTGTCCGCTGTGGTACTGAGCCTTAGTTACCCTCAGTGTACAAAGGGGAGGCAtacagggtttttgtttgtttgtttttccttccacATATAGTCATTCGACAACAGTTTTCAGAGTACCTACTCTGTGCCAGGGCTGTGTGCCAGCACAGGATTGCAGGCAAGAGAAACAGGGCAGGGGAAGTAAGACTGGCTGGCCTGATCAGAGGAAGAATATTATGCAGAAGGGGAAAAGGATGGGACTTTGTGTATCATGTTACCAGTAATGCCACGAGAAAGGATCATGTTAAAAAGTAAAgggagctgggagccagtggctcacgcctgacatcctaactactcaagaggctgagatctgaggatagaggttcaaagccaacctaggcaggaaagtccgtgagattcttatctccaatgaaccaccagaaaaccgaaagtggagctgtggctcagaatgaTAGAGTGTTATCatttagtgaaaaagctcaggtacagtgcctgggccctgggttcaagccacacaactgaccCAAAAACAATACTAAAGGGGCCGTCtgtggtggtccatgcctatgaTCCCAGAACTTGGGATCAGAGACAGGTGGATGGTGAGTCCATGGATTCCATCCAAAGATCCTGCCTCCAAAATTCAAACCAATACAAcatgaattaaaatgaaatacaagcagggctgggaatgtggcttagcagtagagtgcttgccttgcatgcatgaagccctgggttcaattctcagcaccacatatatagacaaaactagaagtggcactgtggctcaagaggtagagtgctagtcttgagcaaaaagaagccagggacagtgctcaggccctgagtccaagccccaggactggcaaaaataaaaaatacaagtgggctgggaatatggctttgtggtcgagtgtttgcctagcgtgcatggagccttgggtttgattcctcagcaccacaaacacagaaaaagctggaagtagtgctgtggctcaagtggtagagtgctagccttgagcaaaaatgaagctcagggacagtgcccaggccctgagttcaagccccaggactggcaaatacacacacacacacacacacacacacacacacacacacacacagaaatataagCAATGGAGCAAAGCAGTGTCATGTATAGTGTGAtatgagggggaggaggaggagaagaaagaaggcaaggggaggaggggagaggaggacagGGAAGCTCCCAGAACACAATTCTCCACTGAGCCTGGCCCCATgtcccctgcctgccctgccccctaTAAGGACATaggaaaatccttttttttttttttttttcaatttttgtgccagtcctgggacttgaactcagagcctgggcactgtccctgaacatttttttttttttgctcaaggctggcgctctaccacttaagccacagcatcactgctagctttttgctggttcactggagacaagactcttgtggactttcctgccctggctggctttgaacctggatcttcagatttcaggctcctgagtggctgggatgacaggcgtgagcccgggCATCTGGCTGGATGTTGTCACTTCTGGACAGCCCTCCCCGAGCCCCCTTTGACTCCAGCTTCCACTGGCTCCACGGAGGCTGTGACACGGGGCATCAGGGCGGGGCACTGCTCACCGGGTCCCCACCGCTGCCGGACAGCAGGAGTTCCTTCACGGACAGGCTGAAGCGGGAGGGCGAGACGGCCTGCTCCTCCACACGCAGGTCTCCTGAGCTCCACAgctctggggggcaggggggtgggtcAGGGCTGGCGTCAGGGGGAAGGGGGACTCCGCTCCCAGCAGCCACCCCAGCCCATCAATATGGGTGACATCCAGGGCTCCCCAAGGCCTGGGTAGAAACAGACagccctgcccagggcctgtggcaagagtgcttgcctcatatacatgaggccctgggttcgattccccagcaccacatatacagaaaatggccagaagcagcgctgtggctcaagtggtagagtgctagccttgagcaaaaagaagccagggacagtgctcaggccctgagtccaagccccaggactggcaaaaaaaaaaaaaaaaaa carries:
- the Creb3l3 gene encoding cyclic AMP-responsive element-binding protein 3-like protein 3; the protein is MEVEFIAGKMASPACAVGPMDSVELLDLLFDRQDGILRHVELGGDWGHSSEDQVLPGADSDGFLSCLLGPGDSVPSSPTWSPAASDSGISEDLPSDPQDTPPRRGPPPTTAEGPPSEPGKDLCHSFLPSPPCVPTRQPGARALETSVAIDLELWSSGDLRVEEQAVSPSRFSLSVKELLLSGSGGDPQQHHPAAVHVLRPGTGHCQELVLTEDEKKLLAKEGITLPTQLPLTKYEERVLKKVRRKIRNKQSAQESRRKKKEYIDGLETRMSACTAQNQELQRKVLHLEKQNLSLLEQLRKLQALVVQSTSKSAQTGTCIAVLLLSFALIVLPSVSPFASGKAESPGDFAPVRVFSRTLHNDAASRVAPGVPGPRPDTGTPQKASPGSLGMDWGRFLDILGQGSSVEELDDTPLVLSNSTDGLGRAALLDWAAPDPVLSSGLTGMEAVGEL